Part of the Methanorbis furvi genome is shown below.
CCATTTTCCAACATGCACATATACATGTGTTATGAGATATTGGTCCGAATTAGTTCTAATAAGAGAATATGTAGCCATGCATCTGGAAATGTGTGGGAAAATCTGACAAAGCTACTTACGTCGCTCTTATTTTTTGGTTGGTAGTAATCGGTGGTAAATGTGATTTTTTGAAATTCAAGATCATTTTTTCTGCAAAACATCGTTTTCTAAATGTTGTTTATATGTAATCTTCATGTTCATCCAAGAATATAATAGCTTTTATCTGTGATGTTGGTACTTTAACGTCTCTATCAGTGCATATCTGCGAGTATTCCGTCTCCATATGTTGCACCGCATCTCTCCATTTCCGATAAATATCTCCACCGTATTTTTCCGTTTCCGGCTCGCACTCCAGATGCCGCACATTTGCCTCAAATTTCTCACGAATCTTCGCAACTGTCTCCCGATTCATAACCATTTTCTCTTCTGGAGATGAATTCGCCACAATGATCTCTCCGAATGGGAAATGGGCATGATACCACAAACATCGCGAAAGATAGTAATTTCGATTGTAAGTCGGAATAACCAGTGTCAGTTTCTTTAACAAAGATAAATCCTTATCTGCATAATACTCATCAACAAAATCCATCTCACGCATCATCAATCACCTCATGTAACCGTAAAGCATCTCCCCAAAATGCCACACTCTCATATGCGGGGTACCCATACACTCCAAACTTCAGGGAGATTTTCGCATCCAACTCAGCACCCCGTCTCTCAACAGGCCGCCTCACTGACACGCACTTCCCCGAACAATAGTTTACTATGCCGGAAACATCCGATTGCAAAGCAATCCTACAGATATATTCTGCTATTTTTTCCACCGGCAGATAATCTCTCAGTTGTTCCCCACCCGACATCGGAAACTCTGTATCGCCACGGGCAATCGCCGCATCGATTTGTGGAAACAATGACTTCGGATTCTGTCCCTCGCTGTACAAAAAGAACAGCCGTACCCAGTTCCATGAAAAGCCATACTCTTCAGCAAGGAACAAAAGATATCGCCGCAGTGTATCTTTTGCAATTCCGTATACAGTCGTCGGATTTGTCAGCATATCTTCTGACAGACAGCCGTTTACCACTCCATACTCATAGCACGTACCAGCCACAATGATTTTTGTCTTTCCATACTCTGCAAATGATGGCAGAAATCGCATCTCGACAGGAAGATTTTCCTCCTCTGAATAATAATCAGCCGCGACAAACTTCACCGAATCATACCATGAAAACTTCTTTGCCTTTTTTTCAGACGTTCCCGTTGTGATTACGCCATAATCGTGATTCACCAACCACTGTACTACATGATGCCCGATAAAACCGGTCGCGCCAGTAA
Proteins encoded:
- a CDS encoding NAD-dependent epimerase/dehydratase family protein, whose protein sequence is MTKILVTGATGFIGHHVVQWLVNHDYGVITTGTSEKKAKKFSWYDSVKFVAADYYSEEENLPVEMRFLPSFAEYGKTKIIVAGTCYEYGVVNGCLSEDMLTNPTTVYGIAKDTLRRYLLFLAEEYGFSWNWVRLFFLYSEGQNPKSLFPQIDAAIARGDTEFPMSGGEQLRDYLPVEKIAEYICRIALQSDVSGIVNYCSGKCVSVRRPVERRGAELDAKISLKFGVYGYPAYESVAFWGDALRLHEVIDDA
- a CDS encoding TIGR00180 family glycosyltransferase translates to MMREMDFVDEYYADKDLSLLKKLTLVIPTYNRNYYLSRCLWYHAHFPFGEIIVANSSPEEKMVMNRETVAKIREKFEANVRHLECEPETEKYGGDIYRKWRDAVQHMETEYSQICTDRDVKVPTSQIKAIIFLDEHEDYI